A single window of Sphingobacteriales bacterium DNA harbors:
- a CDS encoding menaquinone biosynthesis protein — MVEEKIYHISAVSYLNTKPFLYGIQASSIQNQIRLSQDNPAQCAIHLLNNKIDIGLVPVAIIPLLSNAHIISPFCIGANGYVKTVSLYANVPIDEIQTVYLDEQSRTSVLLVQILFKEYWKKEVQFLPAYPNYENNIKNYEAAVVIGDRCIQLIDKYVYNYDLSYTWKQHTGLPFVFAAWVSNKILDNDFLLEFNHALEYGIQHKNILAEQYASYNTNSFDVLNYWTDNIIYKLDEDMKQALELFLRKINPKQQIFYCF, encoded by the coding sequence ATAGTGGAAGAAAAAATATATCATATATCAGCTGTATCATATCTAAATACCAAGCCATTTTTATACGGCATTCAAGCATCATCTATACAAAATCAAATAAGGTTATCACAAGACAATCCAGCACAATGTGCCATTCATTTATTAAACAATAAAATAGATATTGGATTGGTGCCTGTTGCCATTATCCCATTACTCAGCAATGCACATATTATTTCGCCATTTTGTATTGGTGCTAATGGATATGTAAAAACGGTCTCTTTGTATGCTAATGTACCTATTGACGAGATACAAACTGTATATCTTGACGAACAATCAAGAACTTCTGTTTTGTTGGTACAAATATTATTTAAAGAATACTGGAAAAAAGAAGTGCAATTTTTGCCAGCATATCCAAACTATGAAAACAATATAAAAAACTATGAAGCTGCTGTAGTTATTGGCGATAGATGTATACAACTTATTGATAAATACGTTTATAATTATGATTTATCTTATACTTGGAAACAACACACTGGCTTACCTTTTGTTTTTGCTGCGTGGGTAAGTAATAAAATATTAGACAATGATTTTTTATTAGAATTTAATCATGCGCTTGAATATGGCATACAACACAAAAATATTTTAGCTGAGCAATATGCATCATATAATACAAATTCGTTTGATGTATTAAACTATTGGACAGACAACATCATATACAAACTTGATGAAGACATGAAACAAGCTTTGGAATTATTTCTACGAAAAATCAATCCGAAACAACAAATTTTCTATTGTTTCTAA
- a CDS encoding TonB-dependent receptor plug domain-containing protein produces MTSNVNEIDSIEIVSKSKGNTEQKLDAKSAEYFPNPTNDIGTIVKTFAGVQSNNELTGQYNVRGGNYDENLVYVNDFEIYKTFLTSSGQQEGLSFANVDLVESLSFSAGGFEAKYNDKMSSVLNVKYKTPTAFKGSVMASLLGVNAHIEGITKNEKFTFLTGVRYKSNAYLLGTLDAKGEYNPNFFDVQGNFHYKPNNKNDIEILAYHAFNKYKFTPDLQETRAGTFDKLIRFLVDFEGGENSQFNNTMAGIAYKFVPNSTFSMKINSAFWKMQELEQFNITGYYSLDEIEIDPNKDNFGNVKENLGAGTFQDWARNKLDAIVFNTAWNGKLAFKKHLLEFGNTVQYEKINDKLSEWTRIDSAGYAVPYSGNYITIQNRLKSTIELQSVRTHGYVQHKWNIRDDSVKLFITTGIRYHFWNVNKEFLVSPRMQMVYKPNIKADLTLRASLGMYQQAPFYRELRDFDGNINKQVKAQKSAQIVLGADYVFKAWGNRNFKLTTEAYYKYLWQLNPYEIEDIRIRYFAKNNATGYATGVDVRFFGELVKGTDSWVSISYLSTKENLNDDFYYKTSTNNSGDIDSQIVYPGKIRRPTDQTLFFNLYFQDYLVKNKSFKVHFNLVVGTGLPFGPPDRQRYKDVLKIPPYRRLDIGFSYLIIDGDKRTKETKSFGAKFDKIWTSFEVFNIIGIYNTLSYRWIKDIDNNQWAIPNYLTNRRFNLKLHISW; encoded by the coding sequence ATGACATCTAATGTTAATGAAATAGATTCTATTGAAATTGTATCTAAAAGCAAAGGCAATACAGAACAAAAACTTGATGCAAAAAGTGCAGAATATTTTCCAAATCCAACGAATGATATAGGCACAATTGTAAAAACGTTTGCTGGTGTACAGTCAAATAACGAACTTACTGGACAATACAATGTGCGTGGTGGCAATTATGACGAAAACTTAGTTTATGTCAATGATTTTGAAATTTATAAAACATTTCTTACATCAAGCGGACAGCAAGAAGGTTTGAGTTTTGCCAATGTAGATTTAGTAGAAAGTTTATCATTTTCTGCAGGTGGTTTCGAAGCAAAATACAACGATAAGATGTCGTCTGTTTTAAATGTAAAATATAAAACACCAACTGCATTCAAAGGTAGTGTGATGGCAAGTTTATTAGGTGTAAATGCACATATAGAAGGCATTACAAAAAATGAAAAATTTACATTTCTAACTGGTGTTCGTTATAAATCAAACGCATACTTATTAGGCACGTTGGATGCAAAAGGCGAATACAATCCAAATTTCTTTGATGTTCAAGGTAACTTCCATTACAAACCAAACAACAAAAATGATATTGAAATTTTAGCCTATCATGCTTTTAATAAATACAAATTCACGCCAGATTTGCAAGAAACAAGAGCAGGAACATTCGATAAACTTATTCGTTTTTTAGTAGATTTTGAAGGTGGCGAAAATTCACAGTTCAACAATACAATGGCTGGCATTGCATACAAATTTGTTCCAAATTCTACTTTTAGTATGAAGATAAATTCTGCATTTTGGAAGATGCAAGAATTAGAGCAATTCAACATCACTGGTTATTATTCATTAGATGAAATTGAGATTGACCCAAATAAAGATAATTTTGGCAATGTAAAAGAAAATTTAGGTGCTGGAACTTTCCAAGATTGGGCAAGAAACAAATTAGATGCTATTGTGTTCAACACTGCATGGAACGGAAAATTAGCTTTTAAAAAACATTTATTAGAGTTTGGAAATACTGTACAATACGAAAAAATAAATGATAAGCTTAGTGAATGGACACGTATAGATTCAGCTGGATATGCAGTACCATATTCTGGAAATTATATAACTATTCAAAATAGATTAAAATCAACTATTGAGTTACAATCAGTAAGAACACATGGTTATGTGCAACACAAATGGAATATCAGAGATGATTCTGTAAAATTATTTATTACAACAGGCATAAGATATCATTTCTGGAATGTGAATAAAGAGTTTTTAGTTTCGCCAAGAATGCAAATGGTGTACAAACCAAATATAAAAGCCGATCTTACCTTAAGAGCATCATTAGGTATGTATCAACAAGCACCATTTTACAGAGAACTAAGAGATTTTGATGGCAATATCAACAAACAAGTAAAGGCACAAAAATCTGCTCAAATTGTATTAGGTGCTGATTATGTTTTTAAAGCTTGGGGAAATAGAAACTTTAAACTTACAACAGAAGCATATTACAAATATCTATGGCAGCTCAATCCATATGAAATTGAAGACATAAGAATAAGATACTTTGCAAAAAACAATGCAACTGGTTATGCAACTGGAGTTGATGTTAGATTTTTTGGAGAATTGGTAAAAGGCACAGATTCTTGGGTAAGCATATCTTATTTAAGTACAAAAGAAAATTTGAATGATGATTTCTATTATAAAACATCAACAAATAATAGTGGTGACATAGATTCGCAAATTGTATATCCAGGAAAAATAAGAAGACCAACAGACCAAACATTATTTTTTAACTTATATTTTCAAGATTATTTAGTAAAGAATAAAAGTTTTAAAGTGCATTTCAATTTAGTTGTAGGTACTGGATTGCCATTTGGACCACCAGATAGACAACGCTATAAAGATGTACTTAAAATTCCACCATATAGAAGATTAGACATAGGCTTTTCTTACTTAATAATTGATGGAGATAAACGTACAAAAGAAACCAAAAGCTTTGGCGCAAAATTCGATAAAATATGGACAAGCTTTGAAGTATTTAATATAATTGGAATATACAATACATTATCTTATAGATGGATAAAAGATATAGATAATAATCAATGGGCAATTCCAAATTATCTAACCAATAGAAGATTTAATTTAAAATTGCATATCAGTTGGTAG
- a CDS encoding carboxypeptidase-like regulatory domain-containing protein, translating to MLKLNFTYCFIILFLSTFAQHTITIKGLVRDNENLPIANVNIIQKGTNNSTTTNENGEYSLRLDFDDNFCEVEFKHIQFALQTIKVFSSNKMKKK from the coding sequence ATGCTCAAACTCAATTTCACATATTGTTTTATTATTTTATTTCTAAGTACTTTTGCTCAGCATACAATTACTATAAAAGGTTTGGTGCGCGACAATGAGAATTTACCAATTGCAAATGTCAATATCATACAAAAAGGAACTAACAATTCTACAACAACAAACGAAAATGGAGAATATAGCTTAAGATTAGATTTTGATGATAATTTTTGTGAAGTTGAATTCAAGCATATACAATTTGCATTGCAAACCATAAAAGTTTTTTCTTCTAATAAAATGAAAAAGAAGTAG
- a CDS encoding EVE domain-containing protein encodes MQYWIMKSEPDVFSYDDLVQKGQEHWDGVRNYTARNNMKAMKVGDKALFYHSNIDKAVVGIMKIVKTAYQDPTSDDERWVCVDVAPFKKLKKSVSLAQIKANPNLQEIKMIKQGRLSVIDITKEEFEEILKMSQ; translated from the coding sequence ATGCAATATTGGATAATGAAATCTGAGCCTGATGTATTTAGTTACGATGATTTGGTACAAAAAGGACAAGAACATTGGGATGGTGTTCGCAATTATACAGCAAGAAATAATATGAAAGCCATGAAAGTTGGTGACAAAGCGTTATTTTATCACTCAAATATTGATAAAGCTGTTGTTGGCATCATGAAAATAGTAAAGACAGCTTATCAAGACCCAACATCTGATGACGAAAGATGGGTATGTGTTGATGTTGCACCATTTAAAAAATTAAAAAAATCAGTGAGCTTAGCACAGATAAAAGCAAATCCTAATCTACAAGAAATCAAGATGATAAAGCAAGGCAGACTCTCTGTGATAGACATTACTAAAGAAGAATTTGAAGAAATATTAAAAATGAGCCAATAA
- a CDS encoding aconitate hydratase, translating to MIFDLDMIKKVYAEFPAKVDKAKAQLNRPLTLAEKILFAHLHESQSLEDFQRGTSYVDFAPDRVAMQDATAQMALLQFMQAGRKKVAVPSTVHADHLIQAKIGADKDLQDAINTNNEVYNFLASVSNKYGVGFWKPGAGIIHQVVLENYAFPGGMMIGTDSHTVNAGGLGMIAIGVGGADAVDVMAGMPWELKWPKLIGVKLTGKLSGWTSPKDVILKVAGILTVKGGTGCIVEYFGEGVTAMSCTGKGTIANMGAEIGATTSTFGYDASMSRYLSGTGRAEVAALADTIKSYLNADPECYEQPEKYFDQVLEIDLNTLEPHLNRPFTPDLATRISKLKEAADKNGWPLDVQVGLIGSCTNSSYEDISRAASLAKQVKEKGLKSKAQFTITPGSEQVRFTIERDGFIELFDEIGANVFANACGPCIGQWSREGADKGEKNTIVHSFNRNFAKRADGNPNTYAFVGSPEMVTALAIAGRLDFNPLTDTLINEKGEAVKLDEPTGFELPPNGFAVDDPGYQAPAEDGSGVEVIINPNSDRLQVLNGFKPWEGDDIKGLKLLIKAKGKCTTDHISMAGPWLRFRGHLDNISNNMLIGAVNAFNDKTDNVLNELTGEYGAVPATARAYKAQGLGSIVFGDENYGEGSSREHAAMEPRHLGVRAVVVKSFARIHETNLKKQGMLALTFINKDDYNKVQENDTVDIVGLTEFAPGKNLTIVLHHKDGSTESFDVAHSYNEQQIGWFKAGSALNLIKQQVAN from the coding sequence ATGATTTTTGATTTAGATATGATTAAAAAAGTGTATGCTGAGTTTCCAGCTAAGGTGGATAAAGCAAAAGCACAATTAAACAGACCATTAACTTTAGCAGAAAAAATCTTATTCGCACATCTACACGAATCTCAATCTTTAGAAGATTTTCAAAGAGGCACATCTTATGTAGATTTCGCACCAGACCGTGTAGCTATGCAAGATGCAACAGCACAGATGGCATTATTACAATTTATGCAAGCTGGTCGTAAAAAAGTTGCAGTTCCATCTACTGTACATGCTGACCACTTAATTCAAGCAAAAATTGGAGCAGATAAAGATTTACAAGATGCAATAAACACAAACAACGAAGTATATAACTTTTTAGCTTCAGTATCTAATAAATATGGCGTTGGTTTTTGGAAACCAGGTGCTGGTATTATTCACCAAGTAGTATTAGAAAATTATGCATTTCCTGGTGGAATGATGATTGGTACAGACTCACACACTGTAAATGCAGGTGGATTAGGTATGATTGCTATTGGTGTTGGTGGTGCAGATGCTGTGGATGTAATGGCAGGAATGCCTTGGGAACTAAAATGGCCAAAACTAATCGGTGTAAAATTAACAGGTAAATTAAGTGGATGGACTTCTCCTAAAGATGTTATCTTAAAAGTTGCTGGTATTTTAACTGTAAAAGGTGGTACTGGCTGTATAGTTGAATATTTTGGTGAAGGTGTTACAGCAATGTCATGTACAGGAAAAGGTACTATTGCAAACATGGGTGCTGAAATTGGCGCAACAACATCAACTTTTGGATACGATGCGTCTATGTCTAGATACTTATCAGGCACAGGTAGAGCAGAAGTAGCAGCATTAGCAGATACTATCAAATCTTACTTAAATGCAGATCCAGAATGTTATGAGCAACCAGAGAAATATTTTGATCAAGTACTTGAAATTGACTTAAATACATTAGAACCACATTTGAATAGGCCATTCACACCTGATTTAGCAACACGTATTTCTAAATTGAAAGAGGCAGCTGATAAAAACGGTTGGCCATTAGATGTACAAGTAGGTTTAATTGGTTCTTGTACCAACTCATCTTACGAAGATATTTCACGTGCTGCATCATTAGCAAAACAAGTAAAAGAAAAAGGACTAAAATCCAAAGCACAATTTACAATTACACCAGGTTCTGAGCAAGTTCGTTTTACGATAGAAAGAGATGGCTTTATTGAGTTATTTGATGAAATTGGTGCTAATGTATTTGCAAATGCTTGCGGACCATGTATAGGACAATGGAGTAGAGAAGGAGCAGACAAAGGCGAGAAAAATACTATCGTTCACTCATTTAATAGAAACTTTGCTAAACGTGCAGATGGTAATCCAAATACATATGCATTTGTTGGCTCTCCAGAAATGGTAACTGCATTAGCAATTGCAGGACGTTTAGATTTTAATCCATTAACAGATACATTAATCAACGAAAAAGGAGAGGCTGTTAAATTAGATGAACCAACTGGTTTCGAATTACCACCAAATGGCTTTGCTGTAGATGATCCAGGTTATCAAGCACCAGCAGAAGATGGTAGCGGTGTAGAAGTAATTATCAATCCAAATTCAGATCGTCTACAAGTGTTAAATGGATTTAAACCATGGGAAGGCGATGATATTAAAGGATTAAAATTATTAATTAAAGCAAAAGGAAAATGTACAACAGACCATATTTCTATGGCTGGTCCATGGTTACGTTTTCGTGGTCACTTAGATAATATTTCTAATAATATGTTGATTGGTGCAGTAAATGCATTTAATGACAAAACAGATAATGTATTGAATGAACTTACTGGCGAATATGGTGCAGTGCCAGCAACAGCTAGAGCTTACAAAGCACAAGGTTTAGGTTCAATTGTATTTGGTGATGAAAATTATGGAGAAGGTTCTTCAAGAGAGCATGCTGCAATGGAGCCACGTCATTTAGGTGTACGTGCTGTTGTTGTAAAATCTTTTGCTCGTATCCACGAAACTAACTTGAAAAAACAAGGTATGTTGGCTTTAACTTTTATCAATAAAGACGACTACAATAAAGTTCAAGAAAACGATACAGTAGATATAGTTGGATTAACAGAATTTGCACCAGGCAAAAACTTGACGATAGTATTGCACCACAAAGATGGTAGTACAGAAAGTTTTGATGTAGCACATTCATACAATGAGCAACAAATTGGATGGTTCAAAGCAGGTTCTGCCTTAAACTTAATCAAACAACAAGTTGCTAATTAA